A stretch of the Carassius carassius chromosome 50, fCarCar2.1, whole genome shotgun sequence genome encodes the following:
- the LOC132133663 gene encoding prosaposin receptor GPR37-like isoform X2 gives MIENCISTAAKLTVIWLGALLLALPELLIRQLVREERKPPEVIPCEHCVIRISTALPDTLYVLGLTYNSARLWWFFGCYFCLPTLFTIISSVVTARKIRKAERTSVRGNRKQIQLESQMNCIVVALAILYGFCIIPENISNIVSVYMATGVPRRTLDILHLVSQMMLFFKSAVTPVLLLVLCRPFSKAFLDCCCCCFKECGPPKSSEPNSDGNDQDGTTELELSPYSTVVRRDPSTFPIAGTHC, from the coding sequence ATGATCGAGAACTGCATCTCTACTGCAGCCAAGCTAACCGTGATCTGGCTTGGTGCTCTGCTCCTCGCCCTGCCCGAGCTCCTCATCCGGCAACTGGTGAGAGAGGAGCGCAAGCCTCCAGAGGTGATACCGTGCGAACATTGTGTAATCCGAATCTCCACGGCTCTCCCGGACACGCTTTATGTGCTCGGACTCACCTACAACAGCGCTCGCCTGTGGTGGTTCTTTGGCTGCTACTTCTGCCTGCCCACCCTCTTCACCATCATCAGCTCGGTGGTGACCGCACGCAAAATCCGCAAGGCCGAGCGAACCAGTGTCCGAGGCAACCGCAAGCAGATCCAACTGGAAAGCCAAATGAACTGCATCGTGGTTGCTTTGGCTATACTGTACGGCTTTTGCATCATTCCAGAGAACATCAGCAACATCGTATCAGTGTACATGGCTACAGGCGTGCCAAGGCGCACGCTAGATATCTTGCATCTGGTGAGTCAGATGATGCTGTTCTTCAAGTCCGCAGTTACACCTGTCCTGCTTCTGGTGCTCTGTCGGCCCTTCAGCAAAGCCTTCctggactgctgctgctgctgttttaaAGAGTGCGGCCCACCAAAGTCCTCCGAGCCCAACAGTGATGGCAACGATCAGGACGGCACCACCGAGCTGGAGCTTTCACCCTACAGCACTGTAGTCCGCAGGGATCCATCTACCTTCCCAATAGCGGGAACGCACTGCTAA